A DNA window from Mesotoga sp. UBA6090 contains the following coding sequences:
- a CDS encoding SCP2 sterol-binding domain-containing protein: MEAERLSEISGKYSFFIEAGDRQRFTIEICDGRLEVYKEERASDCSIRTDSETLERVVEGAVDPLTAFMTGNLSVSGDLAFR; the protein is encoded by the coding sequence TTGGAAGCTGAGAGGCTTTCGGAGATTAGTGGAAAATACTCGTTCTTTATTGAAGCAGGGGATCGGCAGAGATTTACTATCGAGATCTGTGATGGCAGGTTAGAAGTCTATAAAGAAGAACGAGCTTCGGATTGCTCAATACGCACAGATTCTGAGACCTTAGAAAGAGTGGTTGAAGGAGCTGTGGATCCTCTGACAGCTTTCATGACTGGAAATCTTAGTGTATCGGGCGATCTGGCCTTTCGATGA
- a CDS encoding lactate utilization protein, with the protein MRNSLRRWKNEKLAQKLVEVFESKSVRVIYLPDIEMVVEEVHKLIPDGATVSSGGSVTLQETGVMDLLRSGKYEFLDRDSVSEDKEKREIMIKAFKSDYYLCSANAITENGEILLLDGSGNRAAAVTFGPKKVIFVVGINKVVNDLDAGIKRIKSIAPMNAKRLNLHTPCATTGFCSDCSSEERICETYSIIIDSRRRPWRCTIVLVGEELGL; encoded by the coding sequence ATGAGGAACAGTCTTAGACGATGGAAGAATGAAAAACTGGCGCAGAAACTTGTCGAAGTCTTTGAAAGTAAGTCCGTGAGGGTGATTTACCTTCCAGATATAGAAATGGTAGTCGAAGAAGTTCATAAACTAATTCCCGATGGAGCTACCGTTAGTTCAGGTGGATCGGTGACACTTCAGGAGACTGGAGTAATGGATTTGCTGAGGTCGGGGAAATATGAATTTCTTGACAGAGACTCGGTTTCTGAAGATAAAGAGAAAAGGGAGATCATGATCAAGGCATTTAAGTCCGACTATTATCTCTGTAGCGCGAATGCCATCACAGAGAACGGAGAGATTCTTCTGCTGGACGGGAGCGGTAACAGGGCCGCCGCCGTAACGTTCGGCCCTAAAAAGGTGATTTTTGTCGTCGGAATAAATAAAGTCGTAAACGATCTGGATGCAGGTATCAAGAGAATCAAGTCGATAGCGCCGATGAATGCAAAGAGGCTGAACTTGCACACTCCCTGCGCGACAACCGGGTTTTGCTCCGACTGCAGCAGTGAAGAAAGAATATGCGAAACGTACTCAATAATAATCGATTCGAGAAGAAGACCATGGCGCTGCACGATCGTTCTTGTAGGTGAAGAGCTTGGCCTGTAG
- a CDS encoding acylphosphatase, with protein sequence MACRKTFRIRVFGRVQGVGFRYFALHTARSLGVTGFVRNEPDGSVEIVCSGCDEEIDAFVERIDRGPSYASVTKTEIEELPFKSFNSFEIRY encoded by the coding sequence TTGGCCTGTAGAAAGACATTCAGGATCAGAGTCTTTGGGCGTGTGCAGGGCGTCGGTTTCAGGTACTTTGCCCTTCACACCGCCAGGTCTCTAGGGGTAACGGGTTTTGTGAGGAACGAGCCCGATGGAAGTGTAGAGATCGTTTGTTCCGGATGTGATGAGGAAATCGATGCTTTCGTTGAAAGAATAGATAGGGGTCCATCCTATGCCAGCGTCACAAAGACAGAAATCGAAGAGCTCCCCTTCAAGTCGTTCAACAGCTTCGAAATCAGGTATTGA
- a CDS encoding HD domain-containing protein gives MNLTELMECIPHLREILHIVKEAFEDYDDPAHDISHTFRVTENASEIASREKCDLQKAVVAALLHDIKRPQEALTGIDHAESGAEYVLRLLPTMGFNISFVSEVSQAIRSHRYSGGLTPSSMTGKILQDADRLDAIGAVAIARVFSYSGKVGTPLHSLEFSPCSSYSGNSRSSINHFHEKILKIRPETFWTETARRMAEDRYSFVVEFVQRFLAEWGQI, from the coding sequence ATGAATCTTACAGAGCTTATGGAATGCATTCCACACTTGAGAGAAATCCTCCACATCGTTAAGGAAGCCTTTGAAGACTACGATGATCCTGCTCACGATATTTCCCACACTTTCAGGGTAACGGAGAATGCAAGTGAAATTGCTTCTCGGGAGAAGTGCGACCTTCAAAAGGCAGTCGTCGCAGCACTCCTTCATGACATAAAGCGGCCCCAAGAAGCTCTTACCGGCATCGATCATGCGGAATCCGGTGCGGAATATGTCCTTCGACTTCTACCGACCATGGGATTCAACATTTCGTTTGTCTCGGAGGTCTCGCAGGCAATTAGATCGCACAGATACTCCGGCGGCTTAACACCTTCCAGTATGACGGGAAAAATCCTCCAGGATGCAGACAGACTAGACGCTATAGGTGCGGTGGCCATAGCAAGGGTCTTTTCCTATTCCGGAAAGGTCGGAACTCCTCTTCACTCTCTCGAATTCAGTCCGTGCAGCTCTTATAGCGGCAATTCGCGTAGTTCTATAAATCATTTTCACGAGAAGATACTTAAGATAAGACCCGAAACTTTCTGGACGGAAACTGCAAGAAGAATGGCTGAGGACCGCTACAGTTTTGTTGTGGAGTTTGTGCAGAGGTTCCTAGCCGAATGGGGACAAATCTAA
- the surE gene encoding 5'/3'-nucleotidase SurE, with amino-acid sequence MNILVTNDDGIMSPGIILLAEALSEDHEVLVVAPDVERSATGHAITIRTPLWAKEVKVGNKNIGYAINGTPADCVKLGLLAISDRKIDLVISGVNKGQNMGIDVLYSGTVSGALEGAVTDTPSIAVSSSDWSNPEYETAVKFMVNFLRIYDVSKMPDFTALNINVPSIKYEELKGWKVTRQSRRRYKDYFEKRKDPYGNNYYWIFGEVVEDECSTDCDFNAVKSNFVSITPLHAIMTDKKYFEELKEISEGWSE; translated from the coding sequence TTGAATATCCTGGTTACAAACGATGATGGAATCATGTCGCCCGGAATTATCTTGCTCGCCGAAGCGCTTTCTGAAGATCATGAAGTCCTTGTGGTTGCGCCCGACGTTGAAAGAAGCGCGACTGGACATGCAATTACGATTAGAACTCCGTTGTGGGCTAAGGAAGTCAAAGTTGGTAATAAAAACATAGGCTATGCAATTAATGGTACTCCGGCTGATTGCGTTAAGCTCGGATTACTTGCGATTTCGGATAGGAAGATAGATCTGGTGATAAGCGGGGTGAACAAAGGGCAGAATATGGGAATAGATGTTCTTTATTCCGGGACAGTTTCAGGTGCTCTAGAGGGTGCGGTAACTGACACTCCATCGATTGCGGTTTCTAGTAGCGACTGGAGTAATCCCGAGTACGAAACTGCTGTCAAATTCATGGTTAATTTTCTCAGAATCTACGATGTCAGTAAGATGCCGGACTTCACGGCTCTCAACATAAATGTTCCTTCAATCAAGTACGAGGAGCTGAAGGGTTGGAAAGTGACCAGACAGAGCAGAAGAAGATATAAGGATTATTTCGAAAAGAGAAAGGATCCTTATGGAAACAACTACTACTGGATATTTGGAGAGGTAGTTGAAGATGAATGCTCTACTGATTGTGATTTCAACGCAGTTAAATCCAACTTCGTGTCGATAACCCCCCTCCACGCCATTATGACCGATAAGAAGTATTTTGAGGAATTGAAGGAGATTTCGGAAGGGTGGTCGGAATGA
- the def gene encoding peptide deformylase, translating into MKVIYIGNPILRNVSESVKVFDDDLRAFVKELSKTMYVEDGVGLAAPQVAVSRRIFVYDPGDGLRIVINPEILSRSDETVKMEEGCLSIPGIYADIYRPSTVRIHYRDEYGQHHEEDLTDYPARIVQHESDHLEGVLFVDYLSASKRAVLKPKLNQIIKESTR; encoded by the coding sequence ATGAAAGTGATTTATATCGGGAACCCCATACTTCGGAATGTTTCCGAAAGTGTCAAAGTTTTCGACGACGATCTCAGAGCGTTCGTGAAAGAGTTAAGCAAGACAATGTACGTTGAGGACGGTGTGGGCCTCGCGGCACCGCAAGTGGCTGTGTCCCGAAGGATTTTTGTTTACGATCCTGGAGACGGATTGAGGATAGTCATTAACCCGGAAATTCTTTCCAGGAGCGATGAGACAGTCAAGATGGAAGAGGGTTGCCTCAGCATACCTGGAATTTACGCCGATATCTACAGGCCTTCCACGGTTCGAATACATTATCGGGATGAATATGGTCAGCACCACGAAGAGGATCTGACGGACTATCCTGCGAGAATAGTGCAGCACGAGAGCGATCATCTTGAAGGAGTACTGTTCGTTGACTATCTTTCTGCGTCAAAAAGAGCGGTGCTGAAACCGAAATTAAATCAGATCATTAAGGAAAGCACCAGATAA
- the fmt gene encoding methionyl-tRNA formyltransferase: MKIVFMGTPEFAAAHLKEIVESGNNVAAVFSQPDRPKGRGQRVEPTPVKAVATNYGIPVFQPEKINSDEGFERLAELSPDIIVVVAFGKLLKSGVINLPPIGCFNVHASLLPKYRGAAPIQRAIENGETKTGITIFKIDEGMDTGEIALKRELEIHPSDTFGSLYLKLAELGKKTLAHFLERVKEGRLELTPQDGIPSYAPKIQPSDLVISDLSDAAKVVNKIRAYDPQPGARISVEGRMSKVFGASLLCRNEKEGRVGEIVKIDDRGMIVSCGAENVIISLVQFPGKKPLRPKDALSGRLIGEGIILGG; the protein is encoded by the coding sequence ATGAAGATCGTATTCATGGGAACTCCAGAATTTGCGGCTGCTCATCTCAAGGAGATTGTCGAATCGGGGAACAACGTGGCAGCAGTCTTTTCACAGCCTGACAGGCCGAAGGGGAGAGGGCAAAGAGTAGAACCCACCCCGGTAAAAGCAGTCGCGACTAACTACGGAATACCAGTATTTCAGCCTGAAAAGATCAATTCTGATGAAGGCTTCGAAAGACTTGCGGAGCTATCTCCAGATATTATTGTGGTTGTTGCGTTTGGAAAACTTCTTAAGTCGGGTGTGATAAACCTTCCACCCATCGGATGTTTCAATGTTCATGCTTCTCTTCTGCCTAAATATAGAGGTGCAGCACCGATTCAACGAGCAATAGAAAACGGAGAGACAAAGACAGGCATAACGATATTCAAGATTGATGAAGGAATGGATACGGGAGAAATTGCTCTGAAGAGGGAGCTCGAAATCCATCCATCAGACACTTTTGGTTCGCTCTATTTGAAGCTGGCAGAACTTGGGAAAAAGACGTTGGCCCATTTTTTGGAGAGGGTCAAAGAGGGAAGGTTGGAGCTCACTCCACAAGATGGAATTCCTTCTTATGCTCCAAAGATCCAGCCTTCGGATCTCGTGATTTCCGACTTATCGGATGCTGCGAAAGTGGTTAACAAGATAAGAGCGTACGATCCACAGCCTGGAGCGAGAATAAGTGTTGAAGGAAGGATGTCAAAGGTTTTCGGAGCCAGCTTACTATGCAGAAATGAGAAAGAAGGTCGAGTCGGAGAAATAGTCAAAATCGATGACCGAGGAATGATTGTAAGCTGCGGTGCCGAAAATGTTATTATATCCTTAGTACAGTTCCCGGGCAAGAAGCCTTTAAGGCCGAAGGATGCGTTAAGCGGAAGGCTTATTGGCGAAGGGATTATATTGGGGGGGTAG
- a CDS encoding heavy-metal-associated domain-containing protein encodes MPRVIRLFQIRNEISENDAEKIVARLKLLDGIVKAQADVASGVIEVEYENAIIDRYIIQEELSKLGFDMLI; translated from the coding sequence ATGCCCAGGGTAATAAGGCTTTTTCAAATAAGAAACGAAATTTCTGAGAACGATGCGGAGAAGATTGTAGCGAGACTCAAGCTCCTGGATGGTATAGTGAAGGCCCAGGCAGATGTTGCAAGCGGAGTGATAGAAGTTGAGTACGAGAACGCTATTATCGATAGATATATCATTCAGGAAGAGCTCTCTAAACTCGGTTTTGATATGCTTATATAA
- a CDS encoding ATP-dependent DNA helicase yields the protein MGEILLGNIFKRNAKTKISLRRISQNSPFVSMNIEDLPSFFSERGEDCLFVDGSLDSEYLQKIAVDEGYLRSFLFQSESKDLRTRIHEYRKALEKMPAGLSSVVEKTVENGGLRNFLLLAIRESEFLDPWEDYVLSALKRNERRERGNPRINLQKTVRLVFSEGGLLQDSMKGYEFRQEQFMTALEIAEAIERDSNLMIEVGTGTGKSIAYLAPVAYACISTMNQAVVSTRTRILQDQLFKKDVEVLKTFPNLDDLRVSVMKGRERYLCVRKLFEVVNLALNKMLDEEMSTELSGILIWSMITGEGDLDPLPLKEEMRRMISGNRFDCTRRLCPFFEICPYYVQRENAKCSDIVITNHSFLFSEANIRLTDGDAEEREDIGTLLPGFKYLVVDEAHELEASLTQAMSYRFEPSELAGTARRLIKAVRDSFGFLKRYFDEDFLRKLWTKLKEATANLDKQSTELVRVTGSSESGSRTTFTGKELEVMIPLLIAISDTLQTHVYIGTQTMQMLDDVEDRNEKIDGLEAEVSRILTETREWMKQIAGITSSQESRIVYVSRFERRADSFSIISSPVENDTLMASIFPDVSVKIFISATLWVYSRGSDGFNYARRILGTSSNNEAVRLGTSFDYTQQLKFFVPVDLPDYLPNSLNYLESASDITLNALKIVGGGSMVLFTSYEDMKWTLSRISGGLGDMSIHIQNREDSPTTILA from the coding sequence TTGGGAGAGATTCTGCTAGGTAATATTTTCAAACGGAATGCAAAGACAAAAATCAGCTTGAGACGAATTTCTCAGAACTCTCCATTCGTCTCAATGAATATCGAAGACCTTCCTTCGTTCTTTTCGGAGAGAGGCGAAGACTGTCTTTTTGTGGATGGGTCGTTGGACAGTGAGTATCTCCAGAAGATAGCTGTCGATGAAGGATATTTGAGAAGCTTTCTTTTTCAGTCGGAGTCCAAGGATCTCAGGACTCGGATCCATGAGTACAGAAAGGCTCTTGAGAAAATGCCGGCAGGGCTCTCATCTGTAGTTGAGAAGACCGTAGAAAACGGTGGATTGAGGAACTTCCTTCTTCTTGCAATTAGGGAAAGCGAGTTTCTGGATCCGTGGGAGGATTATGTGCTTTCCGCTCTCAAGAGGAATGAAAGAAGAGAAAGGGGCAATCCCAGGATCAATCTTCAGAAGACCGTAAGACTGGTTTTCAGTGAGGGTGGGCTCCTGCAGGATTCAATGAAGGGATACGAATTCAGACAAGAGCAGTTCATGACCGCTCTTGAAATCGCGGAGGCAATTGAAAGAGACAGCAATCTTATGATCGAGGTCGGTACTGGAACCGGAAAGAGCATTGCATACCTGGCACCGGTCGCATACGCCTGTATCTCGACTATGAATCAGGCAGTTGTCTCAACGAGAACAAGAATCCTTCAAGATCAGCTCTTCAAGAAAGATGTGGAGGTGCTGAAGACCTTTCCTAACCTTGATGATCTGCGTGTCTCGGTTATGAAGGGGAGAGAAAGATATCTTTGTGTCAGAAAGCTCTTTGAGGTCGTGAACCTCGCTCTCAACAAGATGTTGGATGAAGAGATGTCGACGGAACTTTCAGGAATACTCATCTGGTCTATGATCACTGGCGAGGGAGATCTCGACCCTCTTCCGCTGAAAGAAGAGATGAGAAGAATGATTTCTGGAAACAGATTCGACTGCACCAGACGACTCTGCCCATTCTTCGAGATCTGCCCTTACTACGTCCAGAGAGAAAACGCGAAATGCTCCGACATAGTTATCACGAATCATTCCTTCCTTTTTAGCGAAGCAAACATAAGACTTACCGACGGAGACGCCGAAGAGCGAGAAGATATCGGAACTCTTCTCCCGGGATTCAAATATCTCGTTGTAGATGAGGCACATGAGCTCGAGGCTTCATTGACACAGGCCATGAGCTACCGCTTTGAGCCGTCCGAGCTGGCCGGCACTGCAAGAAGACTCATAAAGGCAGTAAGGGATTCCTTTGGATTTCTAAAGAGGTACTTTGACGAGGATTTTTTAAGAAAACTGTGGACAAAGCTCAAAGAAGCAACCGCTAATCTGGACAAACAGAGCACAGAGCTTGTTAGAGTTACAGGCAGTTCTGAATCCGGAAGCAGAACTACATTCACTGGAAAGGAACTCGAAGTGATGATACCTTTGCTCATAGCAATTTCTGATACCCTTCAGACACATGTTTATATTGGTACTCAGACGATGCAGATGCTGGATGATGTAGAGGATAGAAATGAAAAGATAGATGGCCTAGAAGCTGAAGTGAGCAGGATTCTCACCGAAACAAGGGAATGGATGAAGCAGATAGCGGGAATCACTTCCTCTCAGGAGTCGAGGATTGTGTATGTAAGCCGATTTGAAAGGCGTGCCGACAGCTTCAGCATAATCTCCTCACCTGTCGAAAACGATACCTTGATGGCATCGATTTTCCCCGACGTGAGCGTCAAGATTTTCATCTCTGCGACTTTATGGGTTTATAGTAGGGGCAGCGACGGCTTCAATTACGCCAGAAGAATACTTGGAACAAGCAGTAACAATGAAGCGGTAAGGCTCGGAACTTCATTTGATTATACGCAGCAGCTGAAGTTCTTCGTCCCGGTCGATTTGCCGGACTATCTTCCAAATTCGCTAAACTATCTCGAAAGCGCATCTGACATAACTCTCAACGCCTTGAAGATAGTAGGAGGTGGTTCAATGGTGCTCTTCACTTCTTACGAGGACATGAAATGGACTCTTTCTAGAATCTCCGGCGGACTTGGCGATATGTCGATTCACATTCAAAATAGGGAGGACAGTCCGACAACCATTCTTGC
- a CDS encoding helicase C-terminal domain-containing protein has protein sequence GRLIRTRSDHGVVIVIDKRIVDPNRVYSKKLLASLPVGASVQAIGSSQILRELRRLKREKWI, from the coding sequence TTGGCAGACTCATAAGAACAAGGAGCGATCACGGAGTCGTGATTGTAATTGACAAGAGAATAGTCGACCCTAACAGGGTATATTCGAAAAAGCTCTTGGCTTCTCTTCCGGTCGGAGCGAGTGTTCAAGCTATTGGCAGTAGCCAGATTCTGCGTGAGCTTAGAAGACTTAAGAGGGAGAAGTGGATCTGA
- a CDS encoding ComF family protein has protein sequence MLKTVISHFLPNYCLVCEREIDPADYLCKDCLNSIRGPIMAPVELVNIDSAHSYWKYESPLKELIRAYKFEDRPGVARLLAKMVFEMIDAFAPATDVIVPVPTSVQAFIRRGFDTNLRILRHLARTIDIKIDNVLSISGKTVPQSTLKMQDRIDNVRDKFFLRKRPRSTSVILFDDVVTSGATASQCARVLRDGGVKEITLFAVASAKK, from the coding sequence ATGCTGAAGACAGTCATCTCTCATTTCTTACCCAATTACTGTTTAGTCTGCGAAAGAGAAATCGACCCTGCTGACTACCTCTGCAAGGACTGTTTGAATTCTATAAGAGGTCCGATAATGGCCCCCGTTGAACTCGTGAACATAGACTCGGCTCATTCTTACTGGAAGTATGAAAGCCCCTTGAAAGAGCTTATACGTGCTTACAAGTTCGAAGACAGGCCCGGCGTCGCTCGTCTTCTTGCAAAGATGGTCTTCGAAATGATAGATGCCTTTGCTCCAGCTACCGATGTGATCGTCCCGGTTCCAACATCTGTGCAGGCATTCATTAGGAGAGGTTTTGACACCAACCTGAGAATTCTCCGGCATCTTGCAAGAACGATCGATATTAAAATCGACAATGTTCTGTCGATTTCGGGAAAGACTGTCCCTCAGTCAACACTGAAGATGCAGGACAGGATAGATAATGTTAGAGACAAGTTCTTTTTGAGAAAGAGACCGAGAAGCACTTCGGTTATCCTTTTCGATGATGTGGTTACAAGCGGCGCAACTGCAAGCCAGTGTGCTAGAGTTCTAAGAGACGGCGGTGTCAAGGAGATCACTCTATTTGCAGTTGCCAGTGCGAAAAAATAG
- a CDS encoding glycosyltransferase family 4 protein has product MNIAMFSDTYSPQVNGVVTMIRMLEENLQKRGHNVYVFTVDHPEAGIQENVYRVPSLRFPWEKQHRIGLPTNFKELIQIVKSLDIDVVHSHTSLIVGYLSSLVISNLHIPGVTTYHTMMEEYVHYIPFMEPILRVYIRGQDRRFCDKNRAVIAPSIKIKKLLLSYGVSSHIEVIPNGVDLTPFMKEVDLDEIRSFRNKYGIGENEKVLIFVGRLGEEKSIDKLIENFARINTALPDSHLLLVGDGPLKGKLKELAGNLGVGERVHFTGFLKWPDEITLAYKSSDAFMIASHTETFGLVTLEAMASGLPVVAFKDDSIENMVLDGENGFMCPSKEELSTAAIELLTDRELMERMSKRSVEISKNFSAEANVDRTLSLYEKVVRNEI; this is encoded by the coding sequence ATGAACATAGCGATGTTCAGTGATACTTATTCTCCTCAGGTTAACGGAGTGGTAACCATGATCAGGATGCTTGAGGAGAATCTTCAGAAAAGAGGACACAATGTCTATGTTTTCACAGTGGATCACCCCGAAGCCGGTATTCAGGAGAACGTTTACCGAGTTCCTTCGCTGAGATTTCCGTGGGAGAAGCAACACAGAATAGGCCTTCCAACGAACTTCAAAGAACTCATTCAAATCGTGAAGAGCCTCGACATCGACGTTGTGCACTCGCATACATCACTGATAGTCGGCTATCTGTCCAGTCTCGTAATCTCGAATCTACATATTCCCGGAGTTACGACCTATCACACAATGATGGAGGAGTATGTTCACTATATTCCTTTTATGGAGCCTATTTTGAGAGTATATATAAGAGGTCAGGATAGAAGGTTTTGCGACAAGAACAGAGCGGTCATCGCACCTTCGATCAAGATAAAGAAGCTGCTGCTCTCTTACGGCGTTTCGTCTCATATAGAGGTCATTCCAAATGGCGTTGACCTGACTCCTTTCATGAAAGAAGTCGATCTTGATGAAATCAGGTCGTTCAGGAACAAGTACGGGATTGGTGAAAATGAGAAGGTTCTGATCTTCGTCGGCAGGCTGGGAGAAGAAAAGAGTATAGACAAACTCATCGAAAACTTCGCCAGGATAAACACAGCTCTGCCGGATTCCCATCTTCTGCTAGTTGGAGACGGACCTCTGAAGGGCAAACTGAAGGAACTCGCCGGAAATCTCGGTGTTGGCGAGAGAGTTCACTTCACGGGTTTCTTGAAGTGGCCAGATGAGATTACGTTAGCCTACAAGAGCAGTGATGCGTTCATGATTGCCTCTCACACAGAGACCTTTGGCTTGGTTACGCTTGAAGCCATGGCATCCGGTCTGCCGGTAGTAGCCTTCAAAGATGACAGCATTGAAAATATGGTTCTAGATGGAGAGAACGGTTTTATGTGCCCCTCAAAAGAAGAGTTATCTACTGCGGCGATTGAGTTGCTTACAGATAGAGAGCTCATGGAGAGAATGTCGAAACGTTCTGTTGAAATTTCTAAGAACTTCTCTGCCGAGGCTAATGTGGATAGAACGCTGAGTCTCTATGAAAAGGTTGTCAGGAACGAGATCTAG
- a CDS encoding lysylphosphatidylglycerol synthase transmembrane domain-containing protein codes for MKKSTRNSVIAIAVSVLIILIVLMVTDFSKSISYLAAANPGWILLTFSLTVGTWLFEAITLKVFALMRSLSIPFSYLFKITVIGTFFNGITPFSSGGQPAQIVFMQRKGISVGESTAMLVSRFLIYQTVITLLGVVAVFKAYPLVSQKISNLAVLSIFGFALNSIVLVALILFSLSPKLTEKLIHFVIGFLYKIRIVKRKESSIEKAMRELRFFHSSMKELVRRPFALTTASLSTLAQLVCMISIPYFVALSIGTPVNYLEITAVQLILFLVISLIPTPGASGVSEGGYVLFFKSFFGDGIGAALLIWRFFSYFANIIFGGLLTAHEIGFKSRSRS; via the coding sequence ATGAAGAAATCGACCAGAAACTCTGTGATCGCTATCGCAGTGAGTGTCCTGATCATACTAATTGTTTTGATGGTCACAGATTTCAGCAAGTCGATTTCATATCTTGCTGCAGCCAATCCAGGATGGATTCTCTTGACCTTCTCTCTGACAGTTGGAACATGGCTCTTTGAAGCGATAACCCTTAAAGTTTTCGCGTTAATGCGTAGCCTGTCGATTCCCTTCTCCTATCTTTTCAAGATAACGGTAATCGGAACGTTCTTCAACGGAATTACTCCCTTCTCCTCCGGAGGACAGCCGGCCCAGATTGTATTCATGCAGAGAAAGGGCATTTCGGTAGGTGAATCGACTGCAATGCTGGTTTCAAGGTTTCTGATTTATCAAACCGTAATCACATTGCTTGGAGTTGTAGCCGTTTTCAAGGCTTACCCGCTCGTTTCACAGAAGATCTCTAATCTCGCCGTGCTATCGATTTTCGGATTTGCGCTGAATAGTATCGTCCTGGTGGCACTGATTCTATTTTCTCTCAGTCCTAAACTAACTGAGAAGCTCATTCACTTCGTAATCGGCTTTCTTTACAAAATTAGAATAGTAAAACGGAAAGAATCGTCAATCGAGAAGGCAATGAGGGAGCTGCGCTTTTTTCACTCTTCAATGAAGGAATTGGTTAGAAGACCCTTTGCCCTAACTACGGCATCCTTAAGTACTCTTGCCCAGCTGGTTTGCATGATATCCATCCCGTATTTTGTTGCCCTTTCTATTGGAACGCCTGTAAATTATCTAGAAATCACGGCCGTTCAGCTGATATTGTTCCTTGTCATCTCTCTTATTCCAACGCCAGGAGCAAGCGGAGTATCTGAAGGTGGGTATGTACTCTTTTTCAAGTCCTTTTTCGGCGATGGAATCGGCGCCGCGCTGCTGATTTGGAGATTCTTCAGCTACTTTGCCAACATCATCTTCGGAGGACTGCTCACGGCACACGAAATTGGTTTCAAGTCTAGATCTCGTTCCTGA
- a CDS encoding glycosyltransferase, with translation MKVLLYSEGKKLFSKSGVGMALKHQMSALDKVGVEYTTNEEDRFDIVHINTIGPGAERILKKSKKLGIPIIYHTHTTYEDFRNSFTFSNAIAPWLKKRLIKLYSSADFLISPTEYAKKLVMNYGITLPIRAVSNGVDNKKFTKSKSLAESFLSENHIRKPLVVSVGLPFERKGVIDFCQIADTRKDLTFYWFGAKISSLLPAKIRHLLKNPPDNVKFPGFIPQEMIIGPYSACDVFLFPSYEETEGIVVLEALATEAPIVLRDIPVYSEWMRHEENCLKGNDNQEFIKHIDRLLESNSLRKKLSSCGKETALERDLSIIGQKLKNIYLEVLDKKL, from the coding sequence ATGAAGGTTCTGCTATATTCCGAAGGTAAAAAGCTTTTCAGTAAGTCGGGCGTTGGAATGGCACTCAAACACCAGATGTCCGCCCTTGACAAGGTGGGCGTTGAATACACAACGAATGAGGAAGACCGCTTCGATATCGTCCACATCAACACTATTGGACCCGGGGCTGAAAGAATTCTCAAGAAATCGAAGAAGTTGGGGATTCCCATTATCTATCATACGCATACAACCTATGAGGATTTCAGAAACTCGTTCACTTTTTCGAACGCGATTGCTCCCTGGCTGAAAAAGAGGTTAATCAAGCTTTATTCTTCGGCTGACTTTCTGATTTCTCCCACGGAGTATGCCAAGAAGTTAGTCATGAACTACGGTATTACTCTGCCGATTAGGGCAGTTTCAAATGGGGTCGACAATAAAAAGTTCACAAAAAGTAAATCTCTGGCAGAGAGCTTCCTTTCCGAAAACCACATCCGGAAACCCTTGGTCGTCTCTGTAGGCCTCCCTTTCGAAAGGAAGGGCGTAATAGATTTCTGCCAGATCGCCGATACAAGGAAGGATCTGACATTTTACTGGTTCGGAGCGAAGATAAGCAGTCTCCTGCCCGCAAAGATAAGGCATCTTCTGAAGAACCCTCCAGATAACGTGAAGTTCCCCGGATTCATTCCACAGGAGATGATTATCGGTCCATATTCTGCCTGTGATGTCTTCCTTTTTCCAAGCTATGAGGAAACCGAAGGGATTGTTGTTCTGGAGGCACTGGCTACTGAAGCGCCAATTGTCCTCAGAGACATTCCAGTTTACAGTGAATGGATGAGACATGAAGAAAACTGTCTCAAAGGCAATGACAACCAGGAATTCATCAAACATATCGATAGACTGCTAGAAAGCAACAGTCTCCGGAAGAAACTGTCTTCATGCGGAAAAGAGACCGCTTTAGAAAGGGATCTCTCAATTATCGGTCAAAAACTGAAAAACATCTATCTTGAGGTTCTTGATAAAAAGCTATGA